One window from the genome of Tolypothrix sp. NIES-4075 encodes:
- a CDS encoding DUF2237 family protein has product MTEAKNVLGGELESCCTSPMTGYYRDGFCRTGGQDFGVHVICAQVTAEFLEFTKSRGNDLSTPHPEYQFPGLKAGDRWCLCASRWQEAEEAGVAPPVILSATHARALEVVSVNDLKKNAHQ; this is encoded by the coding sequence ATGACAGAAGCTAAAAACGTACTTGGTGGAGAACTTGAGTCTTGCTGCACTTCCCCCATGACTGGATATTACCGCGACGGATTTTGTCGCACAGGTGGTCAAGATTTTGGGGTACACGTTATTTGCGCTCAGGTTACAGCCGAATTTCTAGAGTTTACCAAGTCGCGTGGTAACGATTTGAGTACCCCACATCCAGAATATCAATTTCCCGGTTTGAAAGCAGGCGATCGCTGGTGTTTATGTGCTTCTCGCTGGCAAGAAGCTGAAGAAGCTGGTGTTGCTCCACCAGTTATACTATCAGCAACTCATGCTAGAGCTTTAGAAGTCGTTTCTGTAAACGATTTGAAAAAAAACGCCCATCAGTAG
- a CDS encoding SDR family NAD(P)-dependent oxidoreductase: MSTALITGASGGIGKAFAEELAKRNTNLVLVARSEEKLKELASQLQEKHKIQVDIIVLDLTETGATDALFNFTKEKGLTIDLLINNAGFAEYGDFAETEGERQVKIVQLNILALVDLTHKFLPLMRQRRSGSIINVSSLTAFQPMPYLSVYAASKAFIVSFSQALWAENRQHGVRVLVTCPGPVETNFFTVAKFPPALAARTNKISTSEAVVRESLKALERKDSIAVIGGITTHLITKLTPFVPRKTLLNILEKQFKVG; this comes from the coding sequence ATGTCAACTGCTTTAATAACTGGTGCTTCTGGTGGTATTGGTAAAGCCTTTGCCGAAGAACTTGCTAAACGCAACACAAATCTTGTTTTAGTTGCTCGTTCCGAAGAAAAACTGAAGGAATTAGCCTCACAATTGCAAGAAAAACACAAAATTCAAGTAGATATTATTGTCTTAGACCTCACAGAAACTGGGGCTACCGATGCTCTATTTAACTTCACGAAAGAAAAAGGATTAACAATTGATTTGTTAATCAACAACGCTGGTTTTGCAGAGTATGGTGATTTTGCCGAAACAGAGGGAGAACGGCAAGTTAAAATAGTGCAATTAAACATTCTCGCATTAGTAGATTTAACTCATAAATTTTTGCCTTTGATGCGGCAACGTCGTTCTGGAAGCATTATTAATGTATCTTCCCTGACCGCATTTCAACCGATGCCTTACCTTTCTGTTTATGCTGCCAGCAAAGCGTTTATTGTCAGTTTTAGTCAGGCATTGTGGGCAGAAAATCGTCAACATGGCGTGCGGGTGCTAGTTACTTGCCCAGGACCAGTTGAGACAAACTTTTTCACAGTAGCTAAATTCCCCCCAGCCCTTGCCGCTAGAACAAATAAAATATCTACTTCAGAAGCAGTAGTGCGCGAATCTCTAAAAGCTTTGGAAAGGAAAGATTCTATCGCTGTTATTGGCGGTATTACTACTCACTTAATCACTAAATTAACTCCGTTCGTTCCGCGCAAAACTCTACTAAATATTTTGGAAAAACAGTTTAAGGTGGGTTAG
- a CDS encoding photosystem II S4 domain protein, protein MLPREEILKGVENRDTVARVIDQADQAIKTWEVVLTDFLSPPELAEIQRVFSRLTEVQLVAWGGYPQAERQRIAIARSEMPLDQSQVAIAVLEIAGNFLFDTATHRDFLGAMLGTGIVREKTGDVIVLGERGAQAIVVPELVEFLGMNLQQVRSVPVKTQQIDVSELKIREPKKKELTTVEASLRLDAIASAGFGMSRSKMVDLIDSGDVRVNWKDITQASSQVKSGDLIAIRGKGRLEIGEIAVTKKDRYRVQLTRYM, encoded by the coding sequence ATGTTGCCAAGAGAAGAAATTTTAAAGGGTGTTGAAAATCGAGATACTGTAGCGCGTGTAATCGATCAAGCGGATCAAGCAATCAAAACTTGGGAAGTTGTTTTGACGGATTTTTTGTCTCCTCCTGAGTTGGCGGAAATTCAGCGCGTGTTTAGCCGTTTAACAGAGGTACAATTGGTGGCGTGGGGTGGATATCCGCAAGCTGAACGCCAAAGAATAGCGATCGCTCGTTCGGAAATGCCTTTAGATCAATCTCAAGTTGCGATCGCTGTCTTAGAAATTGCTGGAAATTTCCTCTTTGATACTGCCACTCACCGCGACTTTTTAGGCGCTATGCTAGGTACTGGCATTGTCCGCGAAAAAACTGGCGATGTGATTGTACTCGGCGAACGAGGAGCGCAGGCAATTGTCGTGCCAGAGTTGGTAGAATTTTTAGGAATGAATCTCCAACAAGTGCGATCGGTTCCGGTAAAAACTCAGCAGATTGATGTCAGCGAGTTAAAGATTCGCGAACCGAAGAAGAAAGAATTAACCACCGTCGAAGCTTCTTTAAGGTTAGATGCGATCGCTTCCGCTGGTTTTGGCATGTCTCGCAGCAAAATGGTTGATTTAATCGACTCTGGTGATGTTCGCGTCAACTGGAAGGATATCACCCAAGCAAGTTCTCAAGTTAAATCTGGTGACTTAATCGCCATTCGCGGTAAAGGACGCTTAGAAATTGGCGAAATTGCCGTCACCAAAAAAGATAGATATCGCGTGCAGTTGACAAGGTATATGTAA
- a CDS encoding TolC family protein, with translation MKGQQLFYSFLPGVIVILATQPASAETVKAEKVQLAAYDNVSSSTHSETSVTDIINRGLPNTARDSIPDVITSWTTVRVKPLISNSIPATVTGKTGVLIGQKGIVSSWVPTENYFEPRDKIRSAIAPQKQSAIASKLAENTLFGASQKATVSQAGLAIAQKPATDKKNPATQLQTVSQVETSDSTAASLLDKVQFCPQKPQNSQTFSLTDGVIDLKACRQRQNNSTGNSVAQTRTPTTTPITPVPTPAPGGGVLAPTPTPVTPTSTPEVQIPDYLNQNPNPLQFPTKPEEVRLQGTQPITLAQALELARRNNRDLQVSLLQLQRSQYAVREAQAALLPNFDVNASVTRQQSASGQLSAERQEQQTGISTNQDEPSTGFNGQAQLSYNLYTSGSRQAVIRQAEEQVRFQELDVERQSEVIRLNVSTDYYNLQQADESVRINTAAVTNAQASLRDAQALEQAGVGTRFSVLQSQVNLANAQQDLTNSISQQQIARRQLVTRLSLSQSVNVVAADPVRLAGLWNQTLEQSIILAFQNRPELQQQLAQRNIFEQQRRGALAQIGPQVGLVASYNLLDQFNDNTSVTDGYSVGVQANWRLFDGGAARARANQQRSNIAIAETQFAQQRDQTRFEVEQAFSNLQSNLQNVNTATGALEQARESLRLARLRFQAGVGTQTEVIDAETALTRAEGNRVQAILDYNRALASLQRSVTSRALR, from the coding sequence GTGAAAGGACAGCAATTATTTTATAGCTTCTTGCCTGGTGTGATAGTAATATTAGCAACTCAGCCTGCTTCGGCTGAAACTGTAAAAGCTGAAAAAGTACAGCTGGCTGCTTATGATAATGTCTCAAGTTCCACTCATAGTGAAACTTCCGTTACAGACATCATCAATCGAGGACTGCCCAATACCGCCAGAGATAGTATACCAGACGTAATAACATCCTGGACTACAGTTAGAGTTAAACCTTTAATTAGTAACAGTATCCCAGCAACAGTGACGGGCAAGACTGGTGTGTTAATCGGACAAAAAGGTATAGTATCCAGTTGGGTGCCGACTGAAAATTATTTTGAGCCAAGAGATAAAATTCGTTCTGCGATCGCTCCTCAAAAACAAAGCGCGATTGCATCCAAATTAGCAGAAAATACACTTTTTGGTGCTTCCCAGAAAGCAACCGTGTCACAAGCGGGATTGGCTATAGCACAAAAACCAGCAACAGACAAGAAAAATCCGGCTACTCAGTTGCAGACAGTATCACAAGTTGAAACTTCTGATTCAACAGCAGCAAGTTTACTAGATAAAGTGCAGTTTTGCCCCCAGAAACCACAAAACAGCCAAACCTTTTCCTTAACCGATGGGGTGATTGACTTAAAAGCCTGCCGACAAAGACAAAATAATTCTACTGGTAATTCGGTAGCTCAGACACGGACACCCACAACCACACCAATAACACCGGTTCCTACCCCCGCACCCGGAGGAGGAGTGCTAGCACCAACACCAACACCAGTAACCCCCACATCTACACCGGAAGTACAAATTCCCGATTACCTCAATCAAAACCCAAACCCTCTACAGTTTCCTACCAAACCAGAGGAAGTGAGGCTACAGGGAACTCAGCCGATTACTTTAGCACAAGCGCTGGAACTAGCACGCCGAAATAATCGCGATCTACAGGTGTCATTATTGCAGCTACAACGCAGTCAATATGCGGTACGTGAGGCTCAAGCTGCTTTGTTACCCAATTTTGATGTTAATGCTAGTGTAACTCGTCAGCAGTCTGCTAGCGGTCAGCTTTCAGCAGAGCGACAGGAGCAACAAACAGGGATTTCCACAAATCAAGACGAACCTAGTACGGGTTTCAATGGTCAAGCGCAACTTTCGTACAACCTCTATACTTCTGGGAGTCGGCAAGCTGTCATTAGACAGGCTGAAGAACAGGTACGGTTTCAAGAGTTGGATGTTGAGCGTCAATCTGAGGTAATTCGGCTGAATGTCTCTACTGATTACTACAACTTACAACAAGCAGATGAAAGCGTGCGGATTAACACTGCGGCTGTAACTAACGCTCAGGCTAGTTTGCGGGATGCACAAGCTTTAGAACAAGCTGGAGTAGGTACGCGATTCTCTGTACTGCAATCACAGGTGAATTTAGCAAACGCTCAACAAGATTTGACTAATTCTATCTCGCAGCAGCAAATCGCCCGCCGCCAGTTAGTGACTCGGTTGAGTTTGAGTCAGTCGGTGAATGTGGTTGCAGCAGATCCGGTAAGATTAGCTGGTCTTTGGAACCAAACGCTGGAACAAAGCATTATTCTAGCTTTTCAAAACCGTCCGGAATTGCAACAGCAGTTAGCACAACGTAACATATTTGAGCAACAGCGACGCGGAGCGCTTGCACAAATAGGTCCGCAAGTTGGTTTAGTTGCCAGCTACAATCTGCTAGATCAGTTTAATGATAATACTAGCGTTACCGATGGTTATTCGGTGGGAGTGCAAGCAAACTGGAGGTTGTTTGATGGAGGAGCAGCAAGAGCAAGAGCGAATCAACAAAGAAGTAATATTGCGATCGCCGAAACTCAATTTGCTCAACAGCGCGATCAAACCCGCTTTGAGGTAGAACAAGCCTTTTCTAACCTGCAATCTAATTTGCAGAACGTCAACACCGCTACAGGCGCCTTAGAACAAGCTAGAGAGTCTCTGCGGTTAGCGCGTTTGCGATTTCAAGCTGGTGTAGGTACTCAAACCGAAGTAATTGACGCGGAAACCGCACTCACTAGAGCCGAAGGAAACCGAGTCCAAGCTATTTTGGATTACAACCGCGCTTTAGCTAGTTTACAACGCTCCGTTACCTCTAGAGCGTTGCGCTAG
- the kaiC gene encoding circadian clock protein KaiC: MSENEQTQASNTSPSGGVEKIRTMIEGFDDISHGGLPVGRTTLVSGTSGTGKTLLSLQFLYSGITYFDEAGVFVTFEESPSDIIKNAGIFGWNLQHLIAEGKLFILDASPDPEGQDIVGNFDLSALIERLQYAIRKYKAKRVSIDSITAVFQQYEAVAVVRREIFRLVARLKQLNVTTIITTERAQEYGPVASFGVEEFVSDNVAIVRNVLEGERRRRTIEILKLRGTTHMKGEYPFTITNAGVNIFPLGAMRLTQRSSNIRVSSGVKTLDDMCGGGFFKDSIILATGATGTGKTLLVSQFIQEACLNNERSILFAYEESRAQLSRNAQSWGIDFEELEHQGLLKIICTYPESTGLEDHLQIIKSEIAEFKPARIAIDSLSALARGVSNNAFRQFVIGVTGYAKQEEITGFFTNTTDQFMGSHSITDSHISTITDTILMLQYVEIKGEMSRAINVFKMRGSWHDKGIREYNITADGPEIKDSFRNYERIVSGAPTRVSIDEKAELSRIVKRFEDKQSSDS; this comes from the coding sequence ATGAGTGAAAACGAGCAAACACAAGCTAGCAATACCTCACCAAGTGGGGGTGTAGAAAAAATTCGTACAATGATCGAGGGGTTTGATGACATCAGTCATGGTGGTTTACCTGTTGGTAGAACTACTTTAGTCAGCGGCACCTCTGGAACTGGCAAAACTTTATTATCTCTTCAGTTTCTCTATAGCGGTATCACCTACTTTGATGAAGCGGGAGTATTTGTTACCTTTGAAGAATCACCCAGTGACATCATTAAAAATGCTGGTATTTTTGGTTGGAATTTACAACACCTAATTGCTGAAGGTAAATTATTTATTCTTGATGCTTCTCCCGATCCAGAAGGTCAAGATATAGTAGGAAACTTTGACCTTTCAGCACTCATTGAGCGACTGCAATACGCAATTCGTAAATATAAGGCAAAACGAGTTTCAATAGATTCTATTACAGCGGTATTTCAACAGTATGAAGCTGTCGCAGTCGTGCGACGAGAAATTTTTCGCCTTGTAGCACGTCTAAAACAACTAAATGTCACAACAATTATAACTACCGAACGCGCTCAAGAATACGGTCCTGTAGCCTCTTTTGGGGTAGAAGAATTTGTTTCGGATAATGTAGCAATTGTCCGCAACGTTTTAGAAGGAGAACGTCGTCGTCGCACAATTGAAATTCTCAAATTGCGGGGTACAACTCATATGAAAGGTGAGTATCCTTTTACTATAACCAATGCCGGGGTTAATATTTTTCCACTGGGAGCAATGCGCTTGACGCAAAGGTCTTCTAATATCCGTGTATCTTCTGGAGTGAAAACTTTAGATGACATGTGCGGTGGTGGTTTCTTTAAAGATTCTATTATTTTGGCAACAGGAGCTACAGGCACTGGTAAGACTTTATTAGTTAGCCAGTTCATCCAGGAAGCCTGCCTCAACAACGAACGCTCAATATTATTTGCTTATGAAGAATCACGCGCTCAATTGTCTCGAAACGCTCAATCTTGGGGAATTGATTTTGAAGAACTAGAACATCAAGGTTTGTTAAAAATAATTTGTACTTATCCGGAATCTACCGGTTTAGAAGATCACCTACAAATTATCAAGTCAGAGATTGCTGAGTTTAAACCAGCTCGGATTGCTATTGATTCTCTTTCAGCATTAGCAAGAGGAGTAAGCAATAATGCATTTCGTCAATTTGTAATTGGGGTGACGGGTTATGCTAAACAAGAAGAAATTACAGGTTTTTTTACGAATACAACTGACCAATTCATGGGTTCTCATTCAATTACAGATTCTCATATTTCCACGATTACTGATACAATTCTCATGTTGCAGTATGTAGAAATCAAAGGCGAGATGTCAAGAGCAATTAACGTATTCAAAATGCGCGGTTCTTGGCATGATAAAGGTATCCGGGAGTACAATATTACCGCTGATGGTCCAGAAATTAAAGATTCTTTCAGGAACTACGAAAGAATTGTCAGCGGTGCGCCAACCCGCGTTAGTATCGATGAAAAGGCGGAACTTTCTCGCATCGTCAAACGTTTTGAAGACAAACAGAGTTCCGATTCCTAA
- the kaiB gene encoding circadian clock protein KaiB, with protein sequence MNKVRKTYVLKLYVAGNTANSVRALKILKNILDQEFQGIYALKVIDVLKNPQLAEEDKILATPTLSKILPPPVRKIIGDLSDREKVLIGLDLLYEELTEEDYFGE encoded by the coding sequence ATGAATAAAGTCAGAAAAACCTATGTTCTCAAACTTTATGTAGCAGGGAACACCGCCAATTCAGTACGGGCGTTAAAAATACTCAAAAACATATTAGACCAAGAATTTCAAGGTATTTATGCTTTGAAAGTAATCGACGTACTGAAAAACCCGCAACTAGCAGAAGAAGACAAGATATTAGCCACACCAACATTATCGAAAATTTTACCTCCACCAGTTCGCAAAATAATCGGCGATCTTTCAGATAGGGAAAAAGTGTTGATAGGATTGGATTTACTTTATGAAGAACTAACAGAAGAAGACTATTTTGGGGAATAG
- a CDS encoding circadian clock protein KaiA, with protein sequence MTRADKQALLQQLKSDYRQILINYFTTDKTLKEKIDKFINAVFCANIPVPQIIEIHMDLIEEFSKQLKLEGRSDESLLDYRLTLIDVLAHLCEAYRSSISK encoded by the coding sequence ATGACGAGAGCCGACAAGCAGGCATTGTTGCAGCAACTTAAATCAGATTACCGACAAATTCTTATAAATTACTTTACCACAGACAAAACACTGAAGGAAAAAATTGATAAATTTATCAATGCAGTATTTTGTGCTAATATTCCTGTGCCGCAAATTATAGAGATTCACATGGATTTAATTGAAGAGTTTTCCAAACAGCTAAAATTAGAAGGAAGGAGCGATGAATCGTTACTTGATTATCGGCTGACACTGATTGATGTTTTGGCTCACCTGTGCGAAGCATATAGAAGTTCGATTTCTAAATAA
- a CDS encoding ATP-binding protein: MPMLQYPLYDFVATVPSCTETTTLAVLLEIFAQQQCDRAVVVNEQEYPIGLLYSSRLIPQFLAAKQRQGNFKFLDLQQPISILDKALIEPIQILSASDNVDQFGLFLASKSGESNNLNWALIDANKKYLGLVDTVSLLRLLTQVEIDAKWSDRDNSKKTVQQKKASSTLIPKGRPPGVCRQSPKQKEYQKEGHKPLVQLLERLPWPLMLQTSSGEVVTQNPAWWQQLGGLKDPEGVRQQIGEILNSSTKKSEYPTATIGNIINTCNDLDDEVSTDIKLNCRENTSEVITKNSLSSRRKSIPIIKNLPEQIFTETNVANRCLFDSNLGICTCVLEVQNGQERVWQFAKIPLDSIELKILNPELEMPCTQESTGNELWLVLATDVTEQQQLCKELAAKNADLVQLNRLKDEFLACISHELKTPLTAVLGLSRLLVDRQLGELNERQARYAGLIHQSGRHLMSVVNDILDLTRMETGQMELTLTPTKIRAVCDRAASEAKAIHTQNSKTPVNVSPQASRSPDHQFTLSIEPGLDQIIADELRLRQMLVHLLSNALKFTETGGEIGLRVSRWEGWIAFTVWDTGIGIPEHQQHLIFQKFQQLENPLTRQFEGTGLGLVLTRALARLHGGDVSFLSREGKGSQFTLLLPPSPPKTNFGEQDMGLEDTAAHKIEDADSFPVLPRYRNCVSSTPANLPASEQRLVIVVEAVARYIEELTEQLTGLGYRVVIARSGCEAVEKARRLQPKAVFLNPLLPLLSGWDVLTLIKSDAATRHIPVIVTATGAEKEQAFANSADGFISLPVQHQVLAPLLEKLCAAPQAQQPSQDNGKINVHTPLRILRLVNSELESVNPHLSLREHRVIEVDDLDQAELLARVWQFDVILLDKEISKAKAYLQQLSQHPRLAALPLVTCDVATTLEASQVDGLSVFPCLSSFTNDNNSQTGKTDALLSVLQIASGMCCPPSLLVVDLTMLPDLPQLTRKQISDYGSSNNSALNNLTEERGSEWFQALIQYLQTAGLKAAMGRSWAEMLQQIRHHSVDLLLICLGESSNEKEARAALKTLGQLPFDLPPILVLDQRLNPQEVSSAHKKNQKKTQDKLESIETVVDAIATQILPRSISMEDLLNQINQALKSG; the protein is encoded by the coding sequence ATGCCAATGTTACAGTACCCGCTTTATGATTTTGTGGCAACCGTACCGAGTTGTACAGAAACAACAACTCTGGCAGTTTTGCTAGAGATATTTGCCCAACAACAGTGCGATCGCGCTGTAGTGGTGAATGAGCAAGAATACCCAATAGGGTTGCTGTACTCATCGCGTTTAATACCACAATTTTTGGCGGCAAAACAACGCCAAGGAAATTTTAAGTTTTTAGATTTACAGCAGCCAATCTCAATTTTAGATAAAGCTTTAATTGAACCAATACAAATATTGTCTGCATCTGATAATGTGGATCAATTTGGCTTGTTTTTGGCTTCTAAAAGTGGCGAAAGCAATAACTTAAATTGGGCACTAATTGACGCAAATAAAAAATATTTGGGGTTGGTAGATACAGTCAGCCTGCTACGATTGTTAACGCAAGTGGAAATTGACGCAAAATGGAGCGATCGCGACAACAGCAAAAAAACTGTACAGCAGAAAAAAGCTAGTAGTACGTTAATTCCTAAGGGTAGACCCCCAGGAGTTTGTCGTCAATCGCCTAAACAAAAAGAATATCAAAAAGAGGGACACAAACCACTGGTGCAGTTATTGGAACGATTGCCTTGGCCCTTAATGTTGCAAACTAGTAGTGGCGAAGTAGTCACCCAAAACCCAGCATGGTGGCAACAATTAGGTGGATTGAAAGATCCAGAAGGAGTGAGGCAACAAATAGGAGAAATATTAAATTCATCAACAAAAAAATCAGAATATCCTACAGCGACGATTGGCAATATCATTAACACATGCAACGACCTTGACGACGAGGTATCTACAGATATTAAACTTAATTGTCGAGAAAATACTTCAGAAGTAATAACTAAAAACAGCTTGTCGTCACGGCGAAAATCAATACCAATAATCAAAAATTTACCAGAGCAAATATTTACTGAAACTAATGTTGCAAATAGATGTTTGTTTGATAGCAATTTAGGAATATGCACCTGCGTTTTAGAAGTGCAAAATGGTCAAGAGCGAGTTTGGCAATTTGCGAAAATTCCCTTAGATAGCATTGAGTTGAAAATCCTGAATCCTGAGTTAGAGATGCCCTGCACACAGGAATCAACAGGCAATGAATTGTGGTTAGTCTTAGCAACTGACGTAACCGAACAGCAGCAACTTTGTAAAGAACTGGCGGCAAAAAATGCCGACTTAGTTCAATTGAATCGCTTAAAAGATGAATTTTTAGCTTGTATTAGTCACGAATTAAAAACACCTTTGACTGCCGTTTTAGGATTATCAAGATTGCTTGTAGATCGACAATTAGGAGAATTAAACGAGCGTCAAGCGCGTTACGCGGGATTGATTCATCAAAGCGGACGACATTTAATGAGTGTGGTCAATGACATTTTAGATTTGACCCGCATGGAAACCGGACAGATGGAGTTGACTTTAACACCGACAAAAATTCGTGCCGTATGCGATCGCGCTGCATCCGAAGCAAAAGCCATCCACACTCAAAACAGTAAAACTCCAGTCAACGTCTCTCCTCAAGCTTCACGTTCACCCGACCATCAATTTACCCTTTCCATCGAACCAGGTTTAGACCAAATTATCGCCGATGAATTACGCTTGCGGCAAATGTTGGTACATTTGCTTTCCAATGCCTTAAAATTCACCGAAACAGGTGGAGAAATTGGGCTGCGGGTAAGTCGTTGGGAAGGTTGGATTGCTTTTACAGTCTGGGACACAGGTATAGGTATTCCCGAACATCAACAGCACTTAATATTTCAAAAATTTCAACAACTAGAAAATCCCCTCACCCGCCAATTTGAAGGCACAGGTTTGGGGTTAGTATTAACTAGAGCTTTGGCACGTCTCCACGGTGGTGATGTGAGCTTTCTCTCTCGTGAAGGCAAAGGCAGCCAATTTACTTTATTACTACCCCCCAGTCCTCCCAAAACAAACTTCGGGGAGCAAGATATGGGGCTAGAAGACACCGCAGCACACAAAATCGAAGACGCGGATAGTTTCCCCGTATTGCCTCGTTATCGGAACTGCGTGTCTTCAACTCCTGCCAATCTTCCCGCTAGCGAACAACGTTTAGTAATAGTAGTTGAGGCAGTAGCTCGATATATTGAAGAACTCACCGAGCAGTTGACAGGTTTGGGTTATCGGGTAGTGATTGCGCGATCGGGATGCGAAGCAGTTGAAAAAGCCCGTCGCTTGCAACCGAAAGCTGTATTCTTGAATCCATTGTTACCCCTTTTATCGGGTTGGGATGTGCTGACTTTAATTAAATCAGATGCTGCAACTCGTCACATCCCAGTGATTGTGACAGCAACAGGAGCCGAAAAAGAGCAAGCATTTGCTAATAGTGCCGATGGTTTTATCAGCTTACCAGTGCAGCATCAGGTTTTAGCACCACTTTTAGAAAAGTTGTGTGCAGCACCACAAGCGCAGCAACCGAGTCAAGATAATGGAAAAATTAATGTTCATACCCCACTGCGAATTCTTCGGTTGGTCAATTCCGAATTAGAATCTGTCAATCCTCATCTATCACTGCGAGAACATCGGGTAATCGAAGTTGATGATTTAGATCAGGCAGAACTTTTAGCACGAGTTTGGCAGTTCGATGTCATTTTGCTGGATAAAGAAATTTCAAAAGCAAAAGCTTATTTGCAACAACTCAGTCAACACCCTCGTTTGGCAGCTTTACCATTAGTTACCTGCGATGTAGCAACGACATTAGAAGCTTCACAAGTGGATGGACTTTCTGTATTTCCTTGCTTATCGTCATTTACCAACGATAACAATAGTCAAACAGGGAAAACAGACGCTTTACTGTCAGTGCTGCAAATTGCTTCTGGGATGTGCTGTCCACCCAGCTTGTTAGTAGTCGATTTAACCATGTTGCCCGATCTGCCACAGTTAACTCGCAAGCAGATTAGCGATTATGGATCGTCCAATAATTCCGCACTCAACAATTTAACGGAAGAGCGCGGTTCGGAGTGGTTTCAAGCTTTAATTCAGTATCTGCAAACAGCAGGTTTGAAAGCTGCAATGGGTCGCTCTTGGGCAGAAATGCTACAACAAATTCGCCACCACAGCGTTGATTTATTGCTGATTTGTTTAGGTGAGTCTTCTAATGAAAAAGAAGCGCGAGCTGCATTGAAAACATTAGGACAATTGCCTTTTGATTTGCCACCGATTTTGGTACTAGACCAGCGATTAAATCCCCAAGAGGTTAGTTCAGCGCATAAGAAAAACCAGAAAAAAACTCAGGATAAATTGGAGTCAATAGAAACAGTTGTCGATGCGATCGCTACTCAGATTTTGCCCCGCTCAATCTCGATGGAAGATTTGTTAAATCAGATTAATCAAGCTTTGAAGAGTGGTTAA